The following are encoded together in the Onychostoma macrolepis isolate SWU-2019 chromosome 03, ASM1243209v1, whole genome shotgun sequence genome:
- the hbba1 gene encoding hemoglobin subunit beta-1, giving the protein MVEWSDAERSAILGLWGKINPDELGPQALARCLIVYPWTQRYFATFGNLSSPAAIMGNSKVAGHGRTVMGGLERAIKNMDNIKATYAALSVMHSEKLHVDPDNFKLLADCITVCAAMKFGPSGFNADVQEAWQKFLSVVVSALGRQYH; this is encoded by the exons ATGGTTGAGTGGTCAGATGCTGAGCGAAGTGCCATCCTTGGCCTGTGGGGAAAGATCAATCCAGATGAACTCGGACCTCAGGCCCTGGCCAG GTGTCTGATCGTGTATCCCTGGACTCAGAGATATTTCGCTACCTTTGGAAACCTGTCAAGCCCCGCTGCGATCATGGGTAACTCCAAGGTAGCAGGTCACGGGAGGACTGTGATGGGAGGTCTGGAGAGAGCCATCAAGAACATGGATAACATCAAGGCCACCTATGCAGCACTCAGTGTGATGCACTCTGAGAAATTGCATGTGGATCCCGACAACTTCAAG CTTCTGGCTGATTGCATCACCGTGTGCGCTGCCATGAAGTTTGGCCCCTCTGGTTTCAATGCTGACGTCCAGGAGGCCTGGCAGAAGTTTCTGTCTGTCGTCGTTTCCGCTCTGGGCAGACAGTACCACTAG